In the Paenibacillus sp. FSL R7-0337 genome, AGCACACGTTAGTTCCAGCCAAAAAAATGATAAACTATGAAAGCAAAGGTGGGATAAACGTGAGCGGATCAAAGACGATTCTGGTGGTAGACGATGACCCGGATATTGTTGAGTTATTAAGAGACTTTCTGGAGAATGACAACTTTCAAGTGATTACCGCTTGCGGAACCGATCAGGCGTGGGACATTTTTAAGGAAAACCCGGTGCATGGTATCGTTCTTGACATTATGATGCCGGGACAAAATGGCTTTGAGTTCTGCCGCCGGATTCGCGGGGAGAGCCAGGTTCCGATCCTGTTCTTGAGTGCCCGCAGCGATGATGTGGATAAGATTCGTGGTCTGACGCTCGGAGGCGATGATTACATCGTCAAAACGGCTTCGCCGGGAGAGATCGTAGCCAGAGTGAAAGCCGTATTACGGCGTTCCGCTTCCCCGCAGCCATTGGACGACAGAGTCCTGGATTACGGACGCATCCGTTTAAACCTGTCCACAAGAGAAGTAGAAGTGGATGGAAATATTGTCGCGCTCACACCCAAGGAATATGAATTGCTGCGATTTTTTGCCGAACACCCGAGACATGTATTTTCCTATGAACAATTACTGGCGAATTTCTGGAACGGGGTCGGCGACCGGCATACCATTCGGGTCCATCTTAGCCGGCTACGTGAGAAAATCGAAGCGGATCCGAACCAGCCGGTATTCCTGGTCAACGTATGGGGAGTAGGTTATCGCTTTGAGGGAGGGTAATATGAGG is a window encoding:
- a CDS encoding response regulator transcription factor, whose translation is MSGSKTILVVDDDPDIVELLRDFLENDNFQVITACGTDQAWDIFKENPVHGIVLDIMMPGQNGFEFCRRIRGESQVPILFLSARSDDVDKIRGLTLGGDDYIVKTASPGEIVARVKAVLRRSASPQPLDDRVLDYGRIRLNLSTREVEVDGNIVALTPKEYELLRFFAEHPRHVFSYEQLLANFWNGVGDRHTIRVHLSRLREKIEADPNQPVFLVNVWGVGYRFEGG